The genomic DNA TTAAATGAAGCTCCCCGCATCAGGATGCGGGGTATCAATGCGGAATTCTTCCGAAGCCACCCCGCACAGTTTTGTCTAAGACAAAACTAGACGTGGGGGTTCTCCCCGCCTTCATCCCCGTAGCAAACTACGGGGCATTTGGCGAAGGAGAATAATGTTTGCAATTACTATTAATTTTTAATAAAATAAAAAGATGCAAAAAAAAGGACTAATTATCGTATTGTCTGCCCCTTCAGGCGCCGGAAAAACTACTATCTGCAATCTTTTAATTAAAAAATCAAAAAACATTAAGGGTTCAGTTTCTTACACCACACGGACACCGAGAAAAGGCGAAAAAAACGGGGTAGATTACTTTTTTGTAAATAAAAAAACATTCAAAAGGATGATTTTTAATAAAGAATTTATTGAATGGGCTCTTGTTCATGATAATTACTACGGAACACCGAAAAGATATCTTGAAAAAGCAATAAATTCAGGGAAAGATATTGCTCTGGATATAGATGTTCAAGGCGGGCTCAATATTAAAAAACTCTATCCCAATGCTGTGCTTGTCTTCATAATGACTCCAACTATGAAAGTTTTGGATAAACGAATAAAGACGCGCAAGAAAGATTCAGAAACAGAGATAAAGAAAAGGCTTGCCAATGCAAAAAAAGAACTGCATTGTATGAATAGATATGATTATCTTTTGATAAATGACAAACTTTCTCAGGCTCTCCGCAATTTGGAAAAGATAGTCTATTCGGAACATAATAGAATATCAAACATCGCGATACAGAAGTTTAATTAACAAAAATAAGCAAGGAGGAATAAAGACTATGAGCAGTATAAAAAAAACACCTAATCTACAGAATGACCGTTACAGAGTGTTTAAGATGGCAAAGGAATGGATGGGCAGTTTTATACATTCAGATGAGGCAAAAAACCTTAACCGTTCTGAAATTGTTAGAAGAGTTTTGGAAGATATCCTTTTGGGAAAAATGACCGAAGAAGATATTGAAAAAGCAAAGAAAGAAAAAATAAGAAAAACTCCTGAAAATAAAAGCGAAGAAAAAAAACCTAATTATAAAAGTAGACAGTAGACAGTAAACCCCGTTAGAGACCTGCCTCGCTCGCCTCGCTGCGAAGCGGGCCGGCGGGCGGGCAATGGGAGCTTTGTCCCGTTAGAAATTATTGGCTGATACACCGATTTAGACAGGGGCTTAACTTTATATCTAAGCCAGCTAAGATTTCTAACGGGACAAGCGAATAAGGATGGAGTCATTACAACGCCATTTAACAGTATGATTTCAATTCCCCCTTCTTGCTTTCGCCCCTAGAAATCAGAAACGATTTCAGGGACTTTGGTCCCGGGAATGCTTTGCATTCCACGGGGCAAGAAAGCAGGGGGGCATTTTCTAACGGGGTAAATAGGAAAAAAAGAGTAAAAATTTATCCGCCTTCGCACCGTCCGCCAATGGCGGAGGCAGAGAAAACTCCTAACTTCTTTTAAGAGATGTTCGCCAATTGGCGAAGTCTCGCCTATGGCGGAAATGCGAAGAAGGACGAAACCAAAGATACTATGGTCGTAAGACCATAGAGCTTCATTTTTAACAAGTGCTAATATTTGCAAATAATATGAAAAACATAAATTACAAAAATTCAGAAAACAAAAAACTTAATGGAAAAGAAATTTTATTAGGTATCTGCGGAGGTATTGCAGCTTACAAAGTGCCTTCCTTAATTAGAAAACTCAAATCGTTGGGGGCAAACATAACCTGTATTTTAACCGAAAATGGCGCAAAATTTGTTACACCTCTTACCCTTCAAACTCTATCAAATAATCGTGTGTATGAAGATATGTTTGATAGAGATATTTGGGAAGTTGAACATGTTGCACTGGCAAAAAAGGCAGATATAATAGTTGTTGTTCCTGCAACAGCAGACATTATTTCAAGACTTTCTTATGGCCGGGCAGAAGAATTATTATCGTGTGTTGTGCTGGCTTCTAAAGCTCCTATTTTGATATGTCCTGCCATGAATGAAAATATGTGGAATCATTCTGCGACTCAGGAAAATATTGGCCGCTTAAAAAGGTTTGGTTACAATATTATTAATCCTGAAAAAGGAAAATTGGCTTGCGATGATGAAGGTATAGGCAGGCTGGCTGATCTTGAAAAAATAGTTTCTGAAATTTGCAATATTATCGGATAATTTAAAATTATTAAACACGAAAAATATCTTGTGTCTGGAGGGAAAAATGGTTATGATAAATATTTTGAAAACGGCAGTCCAAAAAGGGGCTTCCGACGTTCATATGGTTATTGGGCGCCCTCCCATGGTTAGAATTAGAGGATCTGTTACTTCTTTAGATGATTTTCCTGTCTTGACTAAAGACTCTTCAAAAGACCTTATCTATTCCATTTTAACCGATTTTCAAAAATCTAAATTTGAAGAAAGCATGGAACTAGACTGTTCTTTTTCTTTGCAGGGAGTATCCCGATTTAGAGTAAATGTGCTTCAACAAAAGAATGGGGTTGAAGCCGTATTGAGAGTTATTTCATCCAGAATACCAACTCCTGAAGAAATTGATTTAAACCCGGTTATACTGCAGTTTGCCGAATTGCCTCGAGGTCTTGTACTAGTCACCGGTCCTACGGGTTCGGGGAAATCAACTACTCTTGCCTGTTTGATAAATATAATTAATCAGAAACGGCATGAACATATACTTACAATTGAAGATCCGATAGAATATGTTTATGAAGGATTAAACTGTATCGTGAGGCAGAGAGAAGTGGGGGAACAGACAAAAAGTTTTCATAGTGCTTTAAGAACGGCTCTCAGGCAGGATCCTGACATTGTTTTAATAGGAGAAATGCGTGACCTTGAAACAATCTCTGCGGCTTTAACTATAGCTGAAACTGGCCATCTTGCATTTGCAACCTTGCATACGACAGATGCAGCCCAGACAGTGGACAGGATAATTGACGTGTTTCCGCCTCACCAGCAGCAGCAGGTAAGGGTTCAGCTTTCAACGACTTTAAAGGTCGTTGTGTCACAAACTCTTTTGCCCAAATCGGATGGTTTTGGCCGCGTGGCAGCCCGTGAAATTATGGTTGTTACCCCAGCGATATCTAATCTTATACGAGAAGGAAAAACTCATCAGATTTATTCGGCTATAGAAACTGGCGGAAAGTTTGGCATGATAAGTTTAGACAGAGCATTATTAGAACTTGTAGAAGGAAATTTGATTTCAAAGGAAGATGCCATAGCAAAAGCTCAAAATCCGGAATATGTAAGAAGCGGCGGCCGGACGGCATAGAAAGTATTAGAGTAAGACAGGTTGAGGTTAAGTAAAAAGCATTATTTTTTTATTCTTGACAGATTATTTCAATCCTAAATAAAAGCAAGGAAGAATAATGAACAAACCATCTCTTTTAAAATCAGTTTTTATTTTTGAAGAAATTGAAGACAATTTGTTAAACGAGCTGTCAAAACAATTAAAAGAGGTTGCATTTAAATCGGGAGATATTGTTTTTAAAGAAAACGATCGGGCTGATTCTTTTTTTATCGTAGATTCAGGACGGGTAACCATATCTAAACAGCTTGGAAAAGAAAAAGAAAAAATACTGATTGTTTTCACTCCGGGCAATGTTTTTGGAGAAATGGCATTTTTTTCTGATTCTCCAAGAACTGCTACTGCTAAGGCTAGTATGGATTCTAAGCTTTGGAAATAAAACGCGAAGATTTTATGCGTTTTGTTTCTGAACAGTCAAAAGCAGGCTTAAAAATTCTTTTCGGTCTTCTTAAGGTCGCGATGGAAAGACTTGAGCAGACTTCCAGAGAACTTACTACTATTTACCATACGGGAAACATTATTTCTTCAGGTAAAAGCTTGAATAAAATAGCTGAAGGAATAAGAGATGAAATACTTCTTGCGGTGCCTGAGGCAGATGGCGCGGCAATTTTTTTATATAATGAATTTAATCAAGAATATGACCCTGCTGCCGCTCCGAAAAACGCCGGAATAATTGCTCCGGATAGCGCAATTATTAAAATTGTCAAACTAAATCCTTCGGGGGTAATCATTGAAAAATATGATGAACAAAATAAGGAAGAATTTTTAAAAAAATGCAGATCGGTCCTTTTCGCTCCTATAATAAAAAATGAAAGCTTATTAGGCTTGATAATTTTATGGAATATAGAAAAAGAAAATGCTTTTAAAGACAGCCATGCGCTTTTGACAGCTTCTGTCGGCAGCCAATTTGCCGAAGCCATTGAAAACATAAAACATCAGCAGGAAGAAAAAGACAGGCAAAGGCTTAAAGAGAAAAAAGAATACTTTTAAGCAAAAAATATAAATATAGTGTTTTGTTCTATGAAACCAACATTTTTAATAACCTCAGGCCCTACCCGAGAATTTATTGACCCGGTAAGATTTATCTCTAATTCCTCTTCAGGCAAGATGGGCGAAGCTATTGCAAGAGAAGCTGTTAAAAAAGCACAACAAGTTATAGTCATTAGCGGCCCTTCGCAGGCAAGATTTTCTGCAAAAATAAAATGTATCCCGGTTGTATCGTCCCGGGAAATGTTTGAAAAAACAAAAAAATATTTTTCTAAAGCAGATATAATAATCGGTGCAGCCGCAGTTTCCGATTATAGGCCCAAAAACTATAAAAAACAAAAAATCAAAAAGAATAATAGTTTTTTAAATTTTAATCTAGTTAAAAATCCCGATATTTTAAGTTGTTTGGGAAAGATAAAGGGAAAAAAAGTTCTTGTTGGATTTGCTTTGGAAACTCATAATATTTTAAATTCTGCTAAGAAAAAGCTTAAAACAAAGAATCTGGACTTTATTGTCGCAAATTCGTTGAAATCTATTGGAAGCGACAAAACAACCGCGTGGCTAATAGATAAATGCGGAATAATGTATAAAGTAGAAAACAATAAAAATATATTGGCAAGAAGGATAATTGATGAATCAATCAGAATTTGGAAAAATAATAAAACTTGCTAAAACAGCTATTGAAGAAGAACTTTGGGGGAACAAGGAAATATTAATGGAAAAGAAAGCCGTATCAATTCAAAATTCCTGCTCAAAGGAAGAAAAAAATAAAGGGGATTCTTCTGATGTGTTAGATGCTTATAAAAGCGAAATTTCGGCGTGCAAAAAGTGTCATTTAGGCAAAACAAGAATAAAATTTGTTTTTGGGGAGGGTAATCCTAACTCAAAACTAATGTTCATCGGTGAAGGCCCCGGATTTGATGAAGACCATCTCGGAAGGCCTTTTGTTGGAAGAGCCGGCCAGCTTTTAACCAAGATTATAGAGTCAATGGGATTAAAAAGAGAAGATGTTTATATAGCAAACATAGTTAAATGTCACCCGATGAAAGATCCTAGCGATTCTGAAAAAAGAGGCAACGACAGGGCCCCAACTCCTGAAGAAATAGCCGAATGCCTGCCTTATCTGCAAAAGCAGATAGAAATTATTAGCCCCAAAATAATATGCGCTCTTGGAAGCCACGCTTCAAAAACTTTATTGTCTACAGAAGAAACAATAGGAGTTCTTAGAGGAAAGTTCAGATATTATAACGGCACACTTTTAATGCCTACATATCATCCCGCGGCGCTATTGAGGAATCCTTCGTTAAAAAAAGATGTCTGGGAAGATATGAAGTTAATTATGGCCGAGTTAAAAAAAGTTTAAAAAAAAATGATTTTGAAGTAGAAAAGTCTTTTTTAGTATCGGAATATGCAATGTATGCTGAAGTAGCTCTTCCCTTGCCTTTAGATAAAACCTTCCATTATTCTGTTCCCGAAAATTTGAACGCTATCGTTAAACGCGGTATAAGAGTCAATGTCCCTTTTGGGAATAAAAAACTAATAGGATATGTAGTTTCTTTGCTTAAAGAATCCAATATTTCAAAAATCAAAGATATCTCGTCAGTTGTTGATACAGAATCAGTATTGACTGACGAAATGTTTTATTTGGCCGAATGGATTGCCAAAAATTACATCTGTTCGCTTGGGGAAGCTTTTGCGGTTATAATGTCGCCGGCGCTAAGTTCTTCAAAAAGAAATTTGAAATCAATTGAAGAAAACATTAAAGAAAAACTTTTGCCTGTAAAAGTTTCTCATAAGCTCAGCGATTCTCAAAAAAGCGCGGTAACAGAAATAGTTAAATCCATAAACAAAAAGGAATTCAATACTTTTCTTTTACACGGGATAACT from Elusimicrobiota bacterium includes the following:
- a CDS encoding type IV pilus twitching motility protein PilT, which translates into the protein MVMINILKTAVQKGASDVHMVIGRPPMVRIRGSVTSLDDFPVLTKDSSKDLIYSILTDFQKSKFEESMELDCSFSLQGVSRFRVNVLQQKNGVEAVLRVISSRIPTPEEIDLNPVILQFAELPRGLVLVTGPTGSGKSTTLACLINIINQKRHEHILTIEDPIEYVYEGLNCIVRQREVGEQTKSFHSALRTALRQDPDIVLIGEMRDLETISAALTIAETGHLAFATLHTTDAAQTVDRIIDVFPPHQQQQVRVQLSTTLKVVVSQTLLPKSDGFGRVAAREIMVVTPAISNLIREGKTHQIYSAIETGGKFGMISLDRALLELVEGNLISKEDAIAKAQNPEYVRSGGRTA
- a CDS encoding phosphopantothenoylcysteine decarboxylase, coding for MKPTFLITSGPTREFIDPVRFISNSSSGKMGEAIAREAVKKAQQVIVISGPSQARFSAKIKCIPVVSSREMFEKTKKYFSKADIIIGAAAVSDYRPKNYKKQKIKKNNSFLNFNLVKNPDILSCLGKIKGKKVLVGFALETHNILNSAKKKLKTKNLDFIVANSLKSIGSDKTTAWLIDKCGIMYKVENNKNILARRIIDESIRIWKNNKTC
- the gmk gene encoding guanylate kinase; its protein translation is MQKKGLIIVLSAPSGAGKTTICNLLIKKSKNIKGSVSYTTRTPRKGEKNGVDYFFVNKKTFKRMIFNKEFIEWALVHDNYYGTPKRYLEKAINSGKDIALDIDVQGGLNIKKLYPNAVLVFIMTPTMKVLDKRIKTRKKDSETEIKKRLANAKKELHCMNRYDYLLINDKLSQALRNLEKIVYSEHNRISNIAIQKFN
- a CDS encoding cyclic nucleotide-binding domain-containing protein; translation: MNKPSLLKSVFIFEEIEDNLLNELSKQLKEVAFKSGDIVFKENDRADSFFIVDSGRVTISKQLGKEKEKILIVFTPGNVFGEMAFFSDSPRTATAKASMDSKLWK
- a CDS encoding uracil-DNA glycosylase, whose amino-acid sequence is MNQSEFGKIIKLAKTAIEEELWGNKEILMEKKAVSIQNSCSKEEKNKGDSSDVLDAYKSEISACKKCHLGKTRIKFVFGEGNPNSKLMFIGEGPGFDEDHLGRPFVGRAGQLLTKIIESMGLKREDVYIANIVKCHPMKDPSDSEKRGNDRAPTPEEIAECLPYLQKQIEIISPKIICALGSHASKTLLSTEETIGVLRGKFRYYNGTLLMPTYHPAALLRNPSLKKDVWEDMKLIMAELKKV